One Skermanella sp. TT6 genomic window, CGAACGGAACCGGCCCGGGCGGGCCCCGCGGCCGATCCGGGGGCGGACGAGGACGGACCGCCGGAGGGAACGGGCGGGACCATTGCTCATGCGCACCGGCGGGACGCGGCGCATAAGGCGGAGTTCACCCGACCGAGCCCAGTCGTCGCCACCGCCGCCGTGGAATTTACGCGGCCGCAGGACGCCGCCGGCTCCGGTCGCGCGCGGATCAAGGCCGCCGGCGAACGGCGGGGCTGTATCCTCGATCCCGACGACACCAGCCTGACCGGCGGCGTGCGGGTGACACCCGCCGATCTCCTCCGGGCCGCCAGGGAACCGCGGGTGGCTTGCTACACGATCACCGACGACATAACGGAGGATGATATCCACCGGATGTTGTTTGAGGAGGAGTGAACTCCGCGGCCCGAGCCTTGTGCGGGCGGGAAGTGATGCGCAGGCATGATGCCGGCGGGCTGATCGGCCCGGGTGCGGTTCGGGACAGCTTTCCATCCCGTCGGCCGGATGACGCCGCCGCGGGAGAAGCCCCCTGACGCTGCCGACAGGCGTCCGCCGACCTGACCGACCCGGGTGTTCTCGGGGGGACGTCGGCGTTCTAGCTTTCGACGGCAGGATGGTAGGCTCCCGCCGTCCTCCCGAACGTCGCGGCGACCGCCTCGTGCGCCGTCGCGACGTGTGGCGGAACGGCGAGCCAGTAGCGCCGCCGGGAGCCGTCCGGGAGAATGGCGGGATCCTCCACCTCGACGAAAACGCTGGGGTCCTCCCTCCGGCCGAGGACGTGGAGCCGTCCGAAGCGGTCCTGCTGCACCGGGCGGGAGCGGAGCACCTCGAAGAACCGCGCCGTCCCGAAGGCCTTGATGGCTCCCGTGCGGCGGGGCGCATCGGGTATCCGGGTCAGGTAGCGCGCGAGCAGCCGGTCGCCGGCCCGGGCCGGCAGGAGACGCAGGACCACCGCGAGGACTCCCCGGTATCCGAGCCAGTCGAACACGGCGCCGCGGGCATGGCGGCCGGGCCCCGGCGCGCCGTGCTCCGTCGGGAACGTCAGCGGCGCATTGGCGGGAAGCACCACCGCGATGCCGTCGAGCACGCACAGGGCGTCCGCCGTCCGGTCGATCATGACGGCGGCGTTCAGGACCTCGGGCAGTTCGACCTCCGCCCTGTTCTCAACGCCGAGCCGGGCGACCTCCCAGCCCGGCCCGAACCGGGCCACGGCGCGACCCAGCACGGGGCGGACATCGTGCCAGAACTCGGCGGCACGGGTTCCCTCGCGCTGGATGAGGTGGGCGGCCTCCGCGCGCCTGGTGGGGGCGAGCGCTTCCGGGCCGGCACGCCGCGGCGGCGGAGCGGCAGTGTCGACGGAGACCAGGGCCGAGGCCAGCCGATGCTCCACCATGCCGAGAACCGGCTCGCCGCCGCGCAGCGGCACCGGAGCGCCGAGATCGGCGGCGATCTCGCGACGGCGCCAGCACGGCCAGAGCACGATGCCGAGGAGAACCACGATCACGATCGCCTGGCTTGCCATGGCGGCGACCGCCAGGGCCGCGGTGACCGGCCCCGGCACGAAGGCGAGCGACGGCGGCACGGTCGCACCGAGGCAGAGGAGCAGGGCGGCAAGGCGCCAGGCGATGCCGGGCGTCGCTTCGGTCCTCCTGTGTTCGGTCTGCACCGGCATCAGGGCGATGAAGATCAGCATCGGCAGGGACATCAGGAGAGTGCCGCCATCGAGAACATGGCCGATCCTCTCCTCCGGGCCGGAGAAAGCCGTCGCCGCGAGGGCGGCCGTGACCGCGAACATGAAGCACAGCGCGAACAGATGAACGATCGCCAGGCTTCGCCGCGGACCGGTGCGCGCGGTCGCGGCGGCGCAGACCACGCTGAACTCGGCGGCGTTGCGGGCGGTCACGACGACGGGAGGCTTCAGGTGGCATGCCGCGTAAAGGCGCCGAACCGCGTCGTCAGGCGCTCCGGCCGCCGATCGGGTGCCGTCCATCAGGAGTGCCAAGGCCGTTCAGTCCAGCACGGGACGGACGGCAGCGAGGCCCGGGTCGAACTCGCGCTGACGCACGACCCGGTAGGTTCCCTGCGGAAGATCGATGGGCGCGTGCTCCTCGTGGACGAGGCGCGCGCCGTGGAGCCCGACCACGAGATAATCCGGGGTTTCGTCCGGCACGGCGGCGAGGCTCCAGGCGGCGACATCGGAACCCGGGGCCAGGACGTGCGACCGGGTTCCACCGCGGCCGGGTGCCACGAGCAGCGGCCGCCCGGCCGGCGACCTTTTTGGCATGGCGTTCGCCGGCACGGCATCGACGCGTTCAAGAAGCACGTCACCCTGTCGGAACTGCATGCGGCATCCTTTCCCGGAGTCCTGGCCGATCATCCTACCGCCGGCCGTCCGATCGCCGCGAGGTATCGATCGTATAGGCGGGCCGGAGCAGGCCGGGCCGGCACGGCAGTTGGAACCTGGTGTCGATGTCCCGTGACCAGCCGGCCGGATGGCTGACCGGTCAGGTGCGGCGGGCGACTCGGGGACGGCGGCGTTCCGCTGGGGACGGCGAATCCGATATTCGGGGAACGGAAGCCTGTGGGCAAGGGGAGAGCGGCAGGCGTCGCAGGACAGCCGGACGGGACGTGAGAGCGCCGGCTCGGCGCAGACCCCGCCGGCTTGCCCTGGACGGCGCGGGTTCAACCAAGTATTCATGCTCCATATGCGATGTTCGGTCGTGTATTGGTTGCTGGTTGAACGACGGCCGGATGCATCCGGCCCGTGAGCCGGCACAGAGAGGAGCGCTGCCATGACCCCGGCCGAAATGGCCGCCGCCCTGGAGGACACCGGCCGCTACCGCGTCTTCGACGTCTACCGGCAGACGGACGGGTACGGCGACCTGCCGCCGGATGCGACGGTCTGCCGGCTGCTCTACATCGACACGGAGACGACCGGCCTCGAGCACGACGCCGAGATCATCGAACTGGCGGCCGTGCAGGTGGAATACGACCCGTCGACCGGCAGGCTCGGCAGGATCCTGGCCGCCCGTTCGTGGCTGGAGCAGCCGGCCGGCGGCGCCGAAGTGCCGGCGGAAGTGACCGCGCTGACCGGCATCACCACGGACATGGTCGCCGGGCAGCGGATCGACGACGCGGCCGTGCTGGACCTGCTGGCCGCGTCGAACCTGGTGGTCTCGCACAACGCGTCCTTCGACCGCCCGAAGCTCGAGGCGCGGCTGCCGGCTTTCGCGGCGAAGCCCTGGGCCTGCACGGCGGCCGAGATCGACTGGAAGGCCGAAGGCATCGGCTCGGCGAAACTCGATTATGTCGCCTTCCGCATGGGCTTCATCTTCGCCGGGGCCCACCGCGGCGAGGTCGACTGCCTGGCGGGCGTCGAGGTTCTGAGCCGGACGCTGGCGGTGACGGGAACGCTCGCGATGGCGAGCCTGCTGGCGCGGGCACGGACGCCGACCTCAAGGGTGTGGGCGATCGGCAGCCCGTTCGACGCCAAGGATGCGCTGAAGCGGCGCGGATACCGGTGGAACGACGGATCGATCCCGGGCAGCGCCAGGACATGGTTCCGCGACCTGCAGGAGGATGGTGCGGATGCCGAACTGGAGTGGCTGAGAGCGAATGCCGGCTGCACAGGCGTTCCGGTCCGGCTGACGGCGCGGGACCGCCATGCCGCGAGGGCGATGCTGATCCCCTGATCGAGGAGGCAATCGAGCGCGGCGCAATGGTCCCAGCCTGCCGGCGGGCGGAAGCGGCCAATCCTCTTTCTTGTCGGTGCACCCGCCCGGCCACGCCGGCCGGATGAATGGGGGCCGCTTGAACCACTTCGACAGCGAGCCTGGATCCATCGGCGGAGCCTCTCCACCCCGGACGTTCGAAGGAAGTCTAGGACCCGGTTCCTGGTCAAGCCATTAACTTCGACTCAACTATTTCTCAGCCATGGTGTCCGTAATGCGTCGTGATACCCAAGATGGCCGCGTCCAAGCTGGGGAAACATATGCTTCAGGTACAAAACTATTCCTGGACCGATCTCTTCGATCTGGTAGAAAAGAAGCCCTGGCCCGGCAACCCCTCGCCGTTCGATTCGGTTATCCGGTTCAAGCACCTTGATGATACTGCCTCGTTTGCGGGTCCCGGCATCTATGCTTTGTTCTTCGATGAGGGCCTGATCTATATCGGGAAGTATCGTGGGAGGAAAAACAATCCCTTTTCCGGCGATGTGTCGCGGTTCCGGTGGGACAAGCATCTTGGTACCTTCACGATGCGCGGCCGCAACGTATCATTGCCGCCGACCGTGCTCGAGCGGGTACTGGCCACCTTCAGTGGTGACCTGATCGATCAGATCGGCCGGGGCGCCCCCGAGACGATCGAGCGGGATCGCGGTATGGTGGCGGGGTTCAAGCGGGTGCGCTTCGCACTCGAAAACTGGCAGGCGTTTTCCCGGTTGGGCAAAGAGACGCTTGCCCGGTTTACGGCCGTCTATGTGCGGGTGCTTCCGAGCCCCGACCTGTCGGCTGGAAACACGGAGGAGATCCGTGCGGCTGTGTCCGCTGCGGAAACGACGCTCATCCGGGAATTTCTTCCGGTTTGTAACAATGAGAGCGACAGAACCTATCCATATGAAGCCATTCCGGCCAGTCTTGTAGCCGGTCGCATTCAGGAGGTTTTGCGGAAAGCACTTCTCAGGGGTGAAGATCCGGAGTCCGCGGGACGGTTGAGGCCGGAAGGCGGTCGAGACGGCGGCAATCATCCGTCCTCGGAGGGGATGAGTATCAGTCCTGACGATTTTGACCGCAATGAGGAGCGTTTCCTTGACGTTCTTGATCCGTGGGCCAGAGGGTTCGTTGGTCAACTGCGCGAGTGTTGCGATACCCGGTCGGATGATTTGGAGGTCTACTTCACGGCGGCGGGAGGAGCCGATTTGCGGATCAGGTACAGCGTGCCGGACCGCAGGGCACGGACGCTGTTGACCATGAAATGGCAGCCGCGGAGCCAGCGGCTGAGGTGCGAGGTTCTTGCCGATGTCGCGGCATGCCGGCAGTGCGGCTTCGGCCCCGACCAGATTGCCTCCTCGACGGACTCGGTAATGCTCAGCCGGCTCGATCTTCATTCCGGTCGCGATCAACTGGATGAGCTGATGGCATTGCTTGACCGAGCCGCACGGGCGCTGACGGTTCCCGTCCTCTGAGCGCCATCAGCGATTTGGCTCATCAACAGGTGCGTCGCCGGCTCTTAACCCGGCATCGTCACGTTAACGGACTGAGGTGGCATTTGATGTTCGGGTGGGGCACGGTGGCGGAATGAAACGCGTCCTTGATCCTCATCATCGTCACCGCTTCCCAGCCGAAATCATCAGTCACGCCGTTTGGCTGTACCACACGTTCTGTCTCAGCTTCCGGGACATCGAGCTGATGCTGGCGGAGCGGGGCGTAGTAGTCTCCTACGAAACGATCCGGCGCTGGTGTCGGAAGTTCGCCCGGACTTTCGCCGACCGACTGCGGCGGCGCCGACCAAGGCCGGGCGATCACTGGCATTCGGATGAGGTGTTCATCCGGATCAACGGCGTCCAGCACTACCTCTGGCGTGCCGTCGATCAGGACGGCGTGGCGCCCGACGTGCTGGTGCAGAGCCGGCGCAACACCAGGGCGGCCAAGCGCTTCTTCAAGAAGCTGCTGAGGGCTTGCGCTATGTGCCGCGGGTGGTGGTCACCGATCAGCTGAAAAGCGACGCCGCGGCCAAGCGCCAGGTCATCCCACACGTTGAACACCGGCAAAGCCGCTACCTGAACAATCGCGCCGAGAACTCGCATCAGCTGACCCGCCAGCGCGAACGGCGGATGAAGCGGTTCAAGTCACCCCGGCAGGCCCAGCAATTCCTGTCCGCCCACGGTCCCATTCACCAGCACAGCCATCCCCGTCGGCATCTTATGAGTGCTGCCGAGTACCGCGCCTACCGTACCAACGCGTTCGAGGTCTGGAAGCAGGAAACCTGCGTCCGGATGACGGCATAAAGGCCGACTTACCGACCGCTGACGTCTTCGCACGGCAAATCCGAGTTAACGTGACAATGCCATTTCGGTGTCCCCAGCTGCTGGTGCGTGTCCCTAACGTGGGGTAGACTTCAGCGGAACAGTAGTCTGTTTCGCGAGGGGGTGGAAGTGGCTTTCAAGGTGCCATTGGCGAAGGCCAAGGATGCGCTGATCGAGCAGTGGCTCAGGTCGGCGCCGAAGGCCGGCGGGTCGTCGGCGGGTCGGGTTTACCTGCCCGGCCTTGGGAAACCGAAGGCCGAGCATCGCGGGAAGGTGCAGCTGGGTGGGGATACCGGTGCCGCCGCGTGAGATCAGCATCGTTCTCGCGCAGCACGTGCTGATGGACGAGTTCAGGACCGGGGAGATAAGCGGAAATGCCCCAACGCGGCGAGAGAGATGTCGGTATCCATTTTGGGCGGATCTCGCCGGCCTGCTGGGAGCGGATAAAGGATCAGCCGGGGGCCATCGTGGAAAAGGCGATTCCGATGCTGGTCGAAGCACGAAGCGCCGGCCGGGACATCCATTACCGGCCGACGCTGAAGGTGGGGGTATCCAAGAAGCTGTGGCTGACGCCGGAAACGGTTGAAGCGATCGACCGGATCAGCGCCGTGACCGGACTACGGCGAACGCCGATAATCCTGGCAGCCCTCGACCTGTATTTCGGCGGCGCTCCAGCAGGGCTGGGCCAAGCAGATGGCTGACTGCCCGTTTCGAAAGTAAGGCGCAGGTCTGCGAGCGTCGGCGATGGGGTTGCGGTACGACTGTTCACGAGGGCAATCCTGATGGTGGAGGCTGCCGATGTGGACGCCCGAAGATCGCGCGCTGGTTGGGGATTTTGGCTCCGGCCAAGCCTTGAGCTGTGACCAGTATCGCCTGCTTGAGGCGTTCATTCCGCCTGCGAAGCCGGGCGGGCGGCCTCGAACGATGACATGCGGCAGTTACTGGACGGCCTGTTCTACGTCGTGCGGACCGGCTGCCAGTGGCGGCATCGGCCGCCGCCCAGTTTTCCGCCATGGCCTACGGTGTATCTCTAGTTTCCGCGCTTTCCTGCAGGCCGGCGTCTGGGAGACCATGCGCCATCATCTGCTGACACTGCCGCGGGAGGAGGGGCGGGAGCCAAGCTCGGCGGTGCCCATCCTCGATACACGAACCGTCAGGACGACGGAAAAGGGGGGCCGCGCGGCTACGATGCGGCCAAGAGGATCAAGGGATGGATCGTTGAAGCCCCGCGATCGATGCGTCACGTCGCGGTCGATACCTCCGGCTTCCTGCTCGGTGTTCTCGTCCATGCCGCCAATATCCAGGATGCCGACAACGCCGGCGATCTGCTGACGCGGATCAAGGGTCAGTACCGTTGGCTCAAGGCGATCTTCGCCCACAGCATCTACAACCGACTGCCGGTTCTGCTCGCCTGCTTCCTGCTCGACCTGACACTGATCATCGTCCGCCGGATCGCCGGCACCTCGGGTTTGTCAGGCGTCATGGGAAACTGGGTTCTTCGTTCTTTTGTGTGCACGTCCTGGAGTTGTATCAACGGCTTAAGCCAGCGAACTAGCAGGGGCTGATGCCATGGTGCACTGGCCGTCTTATATGAAGATGGCACTCTCAACAATGACGCTGTTTTCTGTTGATTACCCTCGACTTTTCCGAGTTCTTTCCAAGCCTCCACATCATCGATCGGATCGATCCTCACCGCCCCCGAATGACGCTCCGGGTGCAACTGGACCATGTGGACGCCGCCTGTCCGGCATGTGGCGCCCGGTCGGCGCGGAACCACAGCCATTACTGGCGCAGTCTCGCCGACGTCCCCTGTTTCGGACGTCCGCTCATTCTGCTGGTGCGCATCCGCCGCTTCCGCTGCGTCAACGCCGCCTGCCGCTAACAGACGTTCGCCGAGCGTCTGGCGGTGATTGCCCGCCCCAGGGCTCGCCACACTGATCGCCTGCGTGCCCTGCACTATGCCGTCGCCCTGGCGCTGGGCGGCAATGCCGGAGCGCGCATGACGGGTACGATGGCGATCCCCGTCGGCGCCACGACGCTGCTGCGCCGCATCCGCGAGGCGGTTCCCGATCCGGCGCCGGAAGTCCGTGTTCTCGGCGTCGATGACTGGGCTTGGCGCAAAGGCCAGAGCTACGGCACGATCCTGTGCGATCTGGAACGGAGCCGCGTCATCGACCTGCTGCCTGACCGCAAGGCGGTGACCCTGGCGGCTTGGCTGCGGCGCCACCCCGGCGTCGAGATCATCGTGCGCGACCGCGCCGGCGCCTATGCCGACGGGGCTCGTCAAGGAGCGCCTCGGGCCGTTCAGGTTGCGGACCGGTGGCATCTCCTGCGCAACAGCGGTGATGCTCTGCGCGGAGTGCTCGATCACCATCACCGTCATCTGACCGAAGCCGCCCGCGTCGCGGCAATGTCGGCTCCGGTCGAGACGGTCGCCAACGACAATTGTGCCGATGGCGCGGATGGAGTCGGGATGTCGTCTCCCAACAAAGCTGAACGTCGGTCACTGGAGGCGCGTGGCCGGCGAGAGGCCCGCTTCGAGGAAGCGGTTCGGCTGCGCGCGCAGGGGATGTCGATCAAGGCGGTGGCCAGAATGCTCGGCGTCGAGCGCAAGACGGTCCGGCGCTGGCTGCGCGCCGGGCGGGCTCCGACCTGGCTCCACGCCGACCGGGGCCGGAGCATTCTCGACCCGTTCCGGGATTACTTGGAGACGCGCTGGGATGCCGGATACCGCAACGGCGCCGGGCTATGGCGGGAGATCCGCGATCGGGGCTTCGCCGGACAGGACGGTGTCGTCAAGCAATGGGCCGCCCGGCGCCGCCGGGAGGATCAGCTTGCCAAACGGACTTCTCCCGCCAAGTCCTCGGCGAAGCCGGCACCGCCGCCCACGACGCGCAAAGCCGCGCGGATGCTGATGAGCGAACCGGACAAGCTGGATGCGGAGGAGCGCCGGTTCACGACGGCGCTGCTTGAGCTGTCGCCGCCGATCGCCCAGGCGGTCGATCTGGCGAAGGCATTCTCGACTATGATCAAGCAGGGTCTGGCCGGCCAGCTCGACGGCTGGATCAGCGCCGCCGAAGAAGGCGGCTTCAAAGGCTTTGCCCGGAGCCTCCGTCAGGATGTCGAAGCCGTCCACGCCGCCTTGACGCTACCCTGGAGCACCGGAGGGCCAGATCAACCGGCTGAAAGTCGTAAAGCGCACCATGTACGGCCGCGCCAGTTTCGATCTCCTACGCAGCCGCGTCATGGCAGCTGCTTAGGTGAAAATATACCCTGGACTTCCTCCATAGGCTGTGCACACAAAAGAACGAAGAACCCAGTTTTCCATGACGCCTGACACATGGCGCACCCTGGAGGCCGTCGAGTTCGCCACCCTGGAATGGGTCGACTGGTTCAACCACCGGCGCCTGCTCGAGCCCATTGGCAATATCCCGCCCGCCGAGGCCGAAGCGCGCTACTATGCTCAAACCGAGGACGTCGCCATGGCGGCGTGACTCAACCAACCCGGCCTCCGGTAAACCCGGCGCGGTTCACTATAGCAGTGCCCTCGATCAAAGCGTGATAGCCGGCAGGGAGTTGCACAAGCGACTGGCGCCGCTTGAGGAACTCGCGGAGACCAAGGGTCCTTTCGTATAGGTTAGGTCTGGGTGCTGCGGGACCGGGGATTGGTATAGCCCGGACTGACGCCGATGCCCGGTCACGCTTCCGGAGACCCGAACAGCCCGACCTCGGCAATGCGCCGGGCGACGACCGGCACCCAGCGGTTCAGGTCGTGGCGGTCCGCGGGGGTGAGGCCGGGATCGCGCCGCAGCGCCGCCCGAAACCAGGTCTGCCGCACACCCGGTCCTGCCCGCTCCAGCGCCGCGATGCACTCCGGCAGCGATCCTGGTCCGGCCCGGGCGCGCAGCCTGGCGTCCAGCGTCGTCAGCAGGTCGTAGCGTCGGCGCCGCCGCTCGATCGCGTCGCCGAGAGGGCCGCGGAAATCGCCGACGGTCGGCATCCGCCGCCACGCCCAGCGCTCCCAGATCGTCCGGTACGCCCGCATCCACAGGTCGCGCGGCCACGCCGCCATGACCTCGGCGTCCAGTTCCAGCGCGCGCCGGTCCAGCAGATCGAGCCGGTGGCGGTCAGCCAGGGTCACCAGGGCATCCACGATCTCGGCCGGGCGGCCCGGCTCCAGGTCCCGGCGCGCCTCCGCCACGGCCACCCCGAGTGCTTCCCGGAACGTCTCCGGGATCGCCACGGTGTCGAGCCAGAACGGTTCCCGCGCGGTCCGCGCGGCGAACGCGTCCACGTCCTCCGCCGGTGGTGCGCCGGCATCGCCGGCCGGCGCCGTGCCAGGGGCAAGGGGGATCACATCGCCCACCGCGTCAGCCCTCCATCCAGCCATCCACGGCGTCGCCCCGGCGCGCCATCATGCTGGCCAGCACCTCGCGGCCGAGCGAAGCGTTGCGCTCCCGCTGCTCCGCGTAGTAGCCGCGCGGCGCCGACCGCAGCGGCGGCGCCCGGGTTTCGCGGGGCGGCACGGCCGAGGCGACTGGACGGCGGCCCGGCGCGCGCTCGGCCAGCGCCCAGCGGCGCCACGCCGCCGAGGGATCGGCATAACGCAGGCCCCGCGCCCGCGATCCGCAGACGAACACCTCGGTCATGTACCGGGCGTCCAGGTCGGGCCGGTGCGCCGCCAGCCATGTGAGGTCGCCGTCGCCCGGCTGCCAGTCGGCCGGCACCGGACAGTTCCGGTCGTCGCCGCCGTTCGGCACCGTGACGCTGCCCGGTGTCCGCTCCCGGCAGTGACAGCCCGCGCACCGCAAGTTGGCGTCGCTGGAGGAATCCTTGTTCAGGAGAGTCTGTTCCCGGTGTGTGTCCTCCGTCACACCGGCTGGTGTCGGAACGATCACAGCCGCCGGTGCGGGCTTAATCGGCCCGGTCACTTCAGGCGCCGCGGGTTCCGCCGGCGGGGGCCCGGGCGGTGGCGGATCGTCCGCCACGGCCGCGTCCTGGCCGCCATCGCGCGCAGCACCCCGCGCGCCGCCGGTGGAGGGACCGGGACTCGGCTCGCCGGAGATATCGGCTGCACCGTCCTCCAAGGCGGCGAGGTCGGGCAGGCGGTAGCGGCAGGCCAGGTTCCAGCCGTCGCGGTCGGCCCGGTACTCCTTCTCGACCGGCCCGCCGGGCCCGCACAGCCGGGCGAGCACGCGGCACACCCACTCGCGCGAGCGCCGGAGCAGGCCGGCCAGCGTGCGCTGGCGCACGACGCACACGCCGTCCGGGCCGGCATGCACGGCGAGGACTGTCAGCACCGCCAGTTCGTCGACGCCGACGCCGGGGTCCTCGAGCCACCGTGCGGGCACCCGGGCGAAACGTCCGGCAGCGGCCGGGGCGGAGATGTCGGCGTGGTCGGTCGGCATGGTGACCTCCGTGCGGTTCGGGGACTGCCGCGCGGGATCCGGGCGGGCGCGCGGTGGGGAACTCATCGCCGGGCGCCGGACGCCGGCCGGGCGGCGAAATAGCGGCAGGCCGGCGAGCCGGGATCGATCGGGCTGCCCTTGCGCCCGGTCAGCGCCCTGTACTTCGCGCAGACGAAGCGGGACCCGTCGGGAGACCGGTGGGCGCAGCCGGAACAGCGGGCGCCCTGCGGGCCGGTGCCGGGGAACGCCGCGTAGCAGCCCATCCGGGCCTTGCCGCCGACGT contains:
- a CDS encoding DUF6745 domain-containing protein, whose product is MALLMDGTRSAAGAPDDAVRRLYAACHLKPPVVVTARNAAEFSVVCAAATARTGPRRSLAIVHLFALCFMFAVTAALAATAFSGPEERIGHVLDGGTLLMSLPMLIFIALMPVQTEHRRTEATPGIAWRLAALLLCLGATVPPSLAFVPGPVTAALAVAAMASQAIVIVVLLGIVLWPCWRRREIAADLGAPVPLRGGEPVLGMVEHRLASALVSVDTAAPPPRRAGPEALAPTRRAEAAHLIQREGTRAAEFWHDVRPVLGRAVARFGPGWEVARLGVENRAEVELPEVLNAAVMIDRTADALCVLDGIAVVLPANAPLTFPTEHGAPGPGRHARGAVFDWLGYRGVLAVVLRLLPARAGDRLLARYLTRIPDAPRRTGAIKAFGTARFFEVLRSRPVQQDRFGRLHVLGRREDPSVFVEVEDPAILPDGSRRRYWLAVPPHVATAHEAVAATFGRTAGAYHPAVES
- a CDS encoding 3'-5' exonuclease, encoding MTPAEMAAALEDTGRYRVFDVYRQTDGYGDLPPDATVCRLLYIDTETTGLEHDAEIIELAAVQVEYDPSTGRLGRILAARSWLEQPAGGAEVPAEVTALTGITTDMVAGQRIDDAAVLDLLAASNLVVSHNASFDRPKLEARLPAFAAKPWACTAAEIDWKAEGIGSAKLDYVAFRMGFIFAGAHRGEVDCLAGVEVLSRTLAVTGTLAMASLLARARTPTSRVWAIGSPFDAKDALKRRGYRWNDGSIPGSARTWFRDLQEDGADAELEWLRANAGCTGVPVRLTARDRHAARAMLIP
- a CDS encoding transposase — translated: MRQLLDGLFYVVRTGCQWRHRPPPSFPPWPTVYL